One Panicum virgatum strain AP13 chromosome 3N, P.virgatum_v5, whole genome shotgun sequence DNA segment encodes these proteins:
- the LOC120664207 gene encoding uncharacterized protein LOC120664207, translating into MATATTTEQQLGRVREDDEQRGFVDCDGGDRGVVAREAASRRVSRLAVEGGDTDSTRAGRAQGVLAGRPGRLQDDAVAARRRRSFGGARALPPPHAWLAIEDTKRQHDSDPEAAEEQWARFLGAAGAAARQQRRRSSFTVVRRERAGREAWLDRAWEMKRSWHERNGGAPDADTPVVLVVGKGGGGGGASGASSPAHSQHAGSVGGGGVAMDVDEVRACRDLGLELPSDCTVEIQCYGLTSGGSSPTHTASRGADSPCAVSSPGADPMDVKARLKVWAQAVALASSTHLSS; encoded by the exons ATGGCGACCGCGACGACGACGGAGCAACAGCTCGGCCGCGTCCGCGAGGACGACGAGCAGCGGGGCTTCGTTGACTGtgacggcggcgaccgcggcgtcgtggcgagggaggcggcgagccggcgggtGTCCCGCCTGGCTGTCGAGGGCGGCGACACCGACAGCACCAGGGCCGGCCGTGCCCAGGGCGTCTTGGCCGGCAGGCCGGGGCGGCTGCAGGACGACgcagtggcggcgcggcgccggcgctcgttcggcggcgcgcgggcgctgccgccgccgcacgcgtgGCTGGCGATCGAGGACACGAAAAGGCAGCACGACAGCGACCCGGAGGCCGCGGAGGAGCAGTGGGCGCGATTCCTcggcgcggcgggggccgccgcgaggcagcagcggcggcggagcagcttCACGGTGGTGCGGCGCGAGCGCGCGGGGCGGGAGGCGTGGCTGGACCGGGCGTGGGAGATGAAGCGGAGCTGGCACGAGCGCAACGGCGGCGCCCCCGACGCGGACACCCCCGTGGTTTTGGTGGtggggaagggcggcggcgggggcggcgcgtccggcgcctcctcgccggcccaCTCCCAGCACGCGGgctccgtcggcggcggcggcgtggccatgGACGTGGACGAGGTCCGCGCGTGCCGCGACCTGGGGCTGGAGCTCCCCTCCGACTGCACCGTGGAGATCCAGTGCTACGGGCTGACGTCCGGCGGCAGCAGCCCCACCCACACCGCCAGCCGCGGCGCCGACTCCCCCTGCGCCGTCTCCAGCCCCG GAGCTGATCCGATGGACGTGAAGGCCCGGCTCAAGGTGTGGGCGCAGGCGGTGGCGCTGGCCTCCTCCACCCATCTGAGCTCTTGA
- the LOC120664209 gene encoding RNA-binding protein Y14A-like produces MAAVTNADVEVVDFDLDDDDLMDEDAGAEPAPAPAPASRLRSTIAGDDAPRKTKGRGFRDDPNSSSAPRDSRFGAGGRADFDSLGSGGGPAPIRSIEGWIVLVTGVHEEAQEDDLHNAFREFGQVRNLHLNLDRRTGFVKGYALIEYENFEEAQAAIKELDGTELYGQIISVDWAFSSGPAKRRNSQKRPPSRARSRTPPKRRY; encoded by the exons atggcagcCGTGACCAACGCCGACGTGGAGGTGGTCGACTTCgacctcgacgacgacgacctcaTGGACGAGGACGCCGGGGCTGAGCCCGCGCCGGCCCCCGCTCCCGCGTCCCGCCTCCGCTCCACCATCGCGGGCGACGATGCGCCGCGTAAGACCAAGGGCCGCGGCTTCCGCGACGaccccaactcctcctctgcccCCCGAGACTCGCGCTTCGGCGCTGGGGGGCGCGCCGACTTCGACTcgctcggctccggcggcggcccggcaccCATCCGAT CAATTGAAGGATGGATTGTGCTGGTCACTGGAGTTCACGAAGAAGCACAAGAAGATGATCTTCACAATGCTTTCCGAGAATTTGGGCAGGTCAGAAACCTGCATTTGAATTTGGATCGTCGTACTGGATTTGTCAAG GGGTACGCATTGATTGAATACGAGAACTTTGAAGAAGCTCAGGCTGCAATAAAAGAACTGGATGGAACTGAGCTTTATGGACAAATAATAAGCGTTGATTGGGCATTTAGCAGTGGCCCTGCTAAGCGCAGAAATTCTCAGAAGAG ACCTCCATCAAGAGCTCGTTCAAGGACCCCACCCAAGAGAAGATACTGA
- the LOC120664208 gene encoding uncharacterized protein LOC120664208 isoform X1, with the protein MHSGAADHTRRGRRCPLAIRCDSSIGADSTAAPLSRYAPAPTTPRSEESYWLRPPETRRGADHCRRGRRRRSAAVPASELIDRCPSLPLEMELLLPFKIGDLAEYKCFQAGYRGAWFRCKVHNMRVNESAGYLEYYLDYIDYTSEDKEWVQVFEKNPTSSKKNSKESIQLMIRPSFPQWCYGHEVPEQFPNSVVTAIVDEAWKVGDLVDWLNEGCYWSGKITKLLDEDRVEVKLLAPPIGEGKRYPANRNDLRPTLEWSLINGWTVPLSQANKKSWHVAHLLRHSKSESEKSTSYEELLSDDEYGDNSGGVQLSRCTASSTSQGGPVALAPPSARDSASSPKAQKDGNLPSAENLKPNSPDPSHGTQSAAISRQPYGI; encoded by the exons atgcACAGTGGTGCCGCCGACCACACTCGCCggggccgccgctgcccgctggCGATACGCTGCGACTCCAGCATCGGTGCTGATTCGACAGCTGCTCCTCTCTCCCGGTACGCCCCTGCTCCCACCACACCGAGGTCCGAGGAGAGCTATTGGTTGCGGCCACCGGAGACGAGACGAGGCGCCGACCATTGTCGccggggccgccggcggcgatccGCTGCGGTTCCCGCATCGGAGCTGATCGATCGCTGCCCCTCTCTCCCG CTGGAGATGGAGCTGCTGCTTCCATTTAAGATTGGCGATCTCGCAGAGTACAAGTGCTTCCAAGCCGGTTACAGGGGTGCATGGTTTCGCTGCAAG GTACATAATATGCGTGTCAACGAGTCTGCTGGATACCTGGAGTATTACTTGGATTATATTGACTATACAAGTGAAG ATAAGGAATGGGTCCAGGTCTTTGAAAAGAACCCAACAAgctccaaaaaaaattcaaaagagAGTATTCAACTCATGATAAGGCCTTCTTTTCCTCAATGGTGTTATGGACATGAAGTTCCTGAGCAGTTCCCAAATAGTGTTGTCACAGCAATTGTTGATGAAGCTTGGAAAGTAGGTGATCTAGTTGATTGGTTGAATGAAGGTTGTTACTGGTCTGGGAAAATTACTAAGTTACTCGATGAAGATAGGGTGGAG GTGAAGCTGCTGGCACCTCCCATAGGTGAAGGCAAGCGTTATCCTGCTAATCGTAATGACCTGAGGCCTACTCTTGAGTGGTCCTTAATAAATGGTTGGACGGTACCTCTTTCACAG GCAAATAAAAAAAGTTGGCATGTTGCTCATCTACTTCGACATTCTAAATCTG AATCAGAGAAGAGCACCTCATATGAAGAGTTGTTGtcagatgatgaatatggtgATAACAGCGGAGGTGTGCAGCTATCAAGATGCACAGCTTCGAGTACATCCCAGGGAGGTCCTGTTGCCCTGGCACCTCCATCAGCCAGAGACAGTGCTTCCAGCCCAAAGGCTCAAAAGGATGGTAATCTCCCTTCCGCAGAGAACCTGAAGCCAAACTCACCAGACCCCAGCCATGGCACTCAATCTGCTGCAATCAGCAGGCAACCTTATGGTATCTGA
- the LOC120664208 gene encoding uncharacterized protein LOC120664208 isoform X3: protein MELLLPFKIGDLAEYKCFQAGYRGAWFRCKVHNMRVNESAGYLEYYLDYIDYTSEDKEWVQVFEKNPTSSKKNSKESIQLMIRPSFPQWCYGHEVPEQFPNSVVTAIVDEAWKVGDLVDWLNEGCYWSGKITKLLDEDRVEVKLLAPPIGEGKRYPANRNDLRPTLEWSLINGWTVPLSQANKKSWHVAHLLRHSKSESEKSTSYEELLSDDEYGDNSGGVQLSRCTASSTSQGGPVALAPPSARDSASSPKAQKDGNLPSAENLKPNSPDPSHGTQSAAISRQPYGI, encoded by the exons ATGGAGCTGCTGCTTCCATTTAAGATTGGCGATCTCGCAGAGTACAAGTGCTTCCAAGCCGGTTACAGGGGTGCATGGTTTCGCTGCAAG GTACATAATATGCGTGTCAACGAGTCTGCTGGATACCTGGAGTATTACTTGGATTATATTGACTATACAAGTGAAG ATAAGGAATGGGTCCAGGTCTTTGAAAAGAACCCAACAAgctccaaaaaaaattcaaaagagAGTATTCAACTCATGATAAGGCCTTCTTTTCCTCAATGGTGTTATGGACATGAAGTTCCTGAGCAGTTCCCAAATAGTGTTGTCACAGCAATTGTTGATGAAGCTTGGAAAGTAGGTGATCTAGTTGATTGGTTGAATGAAGGTTGTTACTGGTCTGGGAAAATTACTAAGTTACTCGATGAAGATAGGGTGGAG GTGAAGCTGCTGGCACCTCCCATAGGTGAAGGCAAGCGTTATCCTGCTAATCGTAATGACCTGAGGCCTACTCTTGAGTGGTCCTTAATAAATGGTTGGACGGTACCTCTTTCACAG GCAAATAAAAAAAGTTGGCATGTTGCTCATCTACTTCGACATTCTAAATCTG AATCAGAGAAGAGCACCTCATATGAAGAGTTGTTGtcagatgatgaatatggtgATAACAGCGGAGGTGTGCAGCTATCAAGATGCACAGCTTCGAGTACATCCCAGGGAGGTCCTGTTGCCCTGGCACCTCCATCAGCCAGAGACAGTGCTTCCAGCCCAAAGGCTCAAAAGGATGGTAATCTCCCTTCCGCAGAGAACCTGAAGCCAAACTCACCAGACCCCAGCCATGGCACTCAATCTGCTGCAATCAGCAGGCAACCTTATGGTATCTGA
- the LOC120664208 gene encoding uncharacterized protein LOC120664208 isoform X2 has protein sequence MHSGAADHTRRGRRCPLAIRCDSSIGADSTAAPLSRYAPAPTTPRSEESYWLRPPETRRGADHCRRGRRRRSAAVPASELIDRCPSLPLEMELLLPFKIGDLAEYKCFQAGYRGAWFRCKVHNMRVNESAGYLEYYLDYIDYTSEDKEWVQVFEKNPTSSKKNSKESIQLMIRPSFPQWCYGHEVPEQFPNSVVTAIVDEAWKVGDLVDWLNEGCYWSGKITKLLDEDRVEVKLLAPPIGEGKRYPANRNDLRPTLEWSLINGWTVPLSQNQRRAPHMKSCCQMMNMVITAEVCSYQDAQLRVHPREVLLPWHLHQPETVLPAQRLKRMVISLPQRT, from the exons atgcACAGTGGTGCCGCCGACCACACTCGCCggggccgccgctgcccgctggCGATACGCTGCGACTCCAGCATCGGTGCTGATTCGACAGCTGCTCCTCTCTCCCGGTACGCCCCTGCTCCCACCACACCGAGGTCCGAGGAGAGCTATTGGTTGCGGCCACCGGAGACGAGACGAGGCGCCGACCATTGTCGccggggccgccggcggcgatccGCTGCGGTTCCCGCATCGGAGCTGATCGATCGCTGCCCCTCTCTCCCG CTGGAGATGGAGCTGCTGCTTCCATTTAAGATTGGCGATCTCGCAGAGTACAAGTGCTTCCAAGCCGGTTACAGGGGTGCATGGTTTCGCTGCAAG GTACATAATATGCGTGTCAACGAGTCTGCTGGATACCTGGAGTATTACTTGGATTATATTGACTATACAAGTGAAG ATAAGGAATGGGTCCAGGTCTTTGAAAAGAACCCAACAAgctccaaaaaaaattcaaaagagAGTATTCAACTCATGATAAGGCCTTCTTTTCCTCAATGGTGTTATGGACATGAAGTTCCTGAGCAGTTCCCAAATAGTGTTGTCACAGCAATTGTTGATGAAGCTTGGAAAGTAGGTGATCTAGTTGATTGGTTGAATGAAGGTTGTTACTGGTCTGGGAAAATTACTAAGTTACTCGATGAAGATAGGGTGGAG GTGAAGCTGCTGGCACCTCCCATAGGTGAAGGCAAGCGTTATCCTGCTAATCGTAATGACCTGAGGCCTACTCTTGAGTGGTCCTTAATAAATGGTTGGACGGTACCTCTTTCACAG AATCAGAGAAGAGCACCTCATATGAAGAGTTGTTGtcagatgatgaatatggtgATAACAGCGGAGGTGTGCAGCTATCAAGATGCACAGCTTCGAGTACATCCCAGGGAGGTCCTGTTGCCCTGGCACCTCCATCAGCCAGAGACAGTGCTTCCAGCCCAAAGGCTCAAAAGGATGGTAATCTCCCTTCCGCAGAGAACCTGA